A single genomic interval of Labrus mixtus chromosome 6, fLabMix1.1, whole genome shotgun sequence harbors:
- the washc2c gene encoding WASH complex subunit 2 isoform X3: MSEFPEGIANGPSRGKHLQKDAQIWERPWTLEEMRQSSANWSLAADSGLFLFLQDFSHRMLSKTHEIEKQLDSLIRDTKATDSCLHSVFNDFLMLSNTQFIENRVYDEEVEDAVSKTEAFEKQPEQEKTREQKEAELIPKMQEAVNYGLSVLESAFEHLDIKAGNSDSEDEDLTDRVEAILEPKDLYVDRPLPYLIGSQAFMEQEDVGLGDLSSDEMSVDSDRDSVIESEEGKEAVQSDDDFIQEEDEDHNNFKKKPSMLSYDDDDEEEDDEDSDIFGESDRDDDEDSKNTGPSSFADELAARIKGEPIKKPEGDRASEEDSDDIFKPPKMDEDDLSPFGGKSGLFSGGKGLFDDDDEGDLFSDAPKPPVSEEKKAQNESVKTTIQAAESDKPAKKIPAGAVSIFPDNSLFSSANNSDSVESKENGTAPRQLPTAAGVVGGGGGLFDDEEEEDDDFFSGKSLKKPDPAGQEKPKPKKAIDLFDEDDEDGDIFSEKNSVPAPAQNKKEAVEEPIKHPEKKLPAGAISVFGPGTKNLLIEGLKKRQQSTSEESEKSEENGAAPDAVKAAVKPAQKPQTRGLFSDDEDTLGFPTITKSQSMPEPTSQNKTSKAPLSLFDEEEEEDLFASAAKSKPKPNQSKASTPQPNKALSSSLFSDDEDQWLSSKSSPEKSEVKSGGMKPSASAPSSLPSAKTSHKSSLFDDDDDDLFAPTKESSQKKPQRVALLFEDEGDEDKGSLFGIKPAVNTNSAAPASKPPALADQSSSLMEKSEEVAVSRTDDKPSEEEKPAAKTPELIPSSSPSPHSNESKKKPAGAVSLFGGIDIFGNTQTQSPLDENDQDDGLFTKDSPPMSVKKEEKKEEKVKSNTVSLFDDEEVDDSDWNDSIFTPSKPTAKNAVKSTEERPQTKSTGVFQDEELLFSHTQQKDNDPDVDLFATSGKAASSKPSSVKPAAQSLFSDEDEEDLFGSIKPKTPPPKVAEKPSKPTDKAPLASQESVAEIKKAAPSVVKPKDSSSRIGKLQANLMINPAALLPGAIPTLPGSAFPGIGPSSSSGVSSSSLSPSPVTTPVSKASSEVAVSFDCPVQATTLQSAHKRRAKGPAQRRPQSRAARQQEAHKSVVDEEQTQTQNVSVSNPSPSGLVLPSPDKAGQTHASPTLPNSAAPKASPTSSNSQHSLPETSSRPFALTLPVSTNDGKKDSSKDGNSTKVLPLSDEDDLFGSDSLFGVPNTSSTKQTTKTSTPLASSDVGLKKDTDKSTLPSIFDDSTNDLFQKVKPKSTTKTAMASSFLEEDDDEDIFGVSNRSTPSSTNSKDINDSSTFLKQDIFKDEVAIVPKADKKHKEKTIDASLFDDNIDIFADLTDSLKPKQKSKTKGETKSIFDDDMDDIFSPSAVKTITKAPNKSKKTPPSQESIAAADSSNIFDDPLNALGGN; the protein is encoded by the exons ATGAGCGAGTTTCCGGAGGGAATAGCAAATGGCCCGAGCAGGGGTAAACACTTGCAGAAAGATGCTCAAATTTGGGAGAGGCCGTGGACTCTTGAAGAGATGCGGCAGAGCAGTGCCAACTGGTCCCTGGCAGCCGACTCTGGG ctcttcctcttcctccaagACTTCTCCCATAGAATGCTCTCAAAGACTCATGAGATTGAAAAGCAGTTGGACAGTCTGATCCGTGACACCAAGGCCACAGACAGCTGCTTGCACTCTGTCTTTAACGACTTCCTCATGCTTTCCAATACACAGTTTatagaaaat AGAGTGTATGATGAAGAGGTGGAAGATGCTGTTTCCAAGACAGAAGCTTTTGAGAAGCAGCCTGAGCAG GAGAAAACTCGAGAGCAGAAAGAGGCAGAGTTGATCCCTAAGATGCAGGAAGCTGTCAACTACGGTTTGAGCGTCTTGGAGTCAGCCTTTGAGCATCTGGACATCAAAGCAGGAAACTCTGACTCAGAGGATGAGGACCTCACAGACAGAGTGGAGGCCATCCTGGAGCCAAAG GATCTTTATGTAGACAGGCCACTTCCATATCTGATCGGTTCCCAGGCCTTCATGGAACAAGAGGATGTAGGACTTGGTGACCTCTCAAGTGATG agaTGTCAGTGGACAGTGACAGAGACAGTGTCATTGAGAgtgaagaaggaaaagaagcCGTT CAATCAGATGATGACTTTAttcaggaggaggatgaggatcaCAATAATTTCAAGAAG AAGCCGTCCATGTTgagttatgatgatgatgatgaagaggaggacgacGAGGATTCTGACATATTTGGAGAATCAGATAGGGATGATGACGAGGACTCAAAG AACACAGGCCCATCGTCTTTTGCTGACGAGCTAGCCGCCCGAATCAAAGGCGAACCAATTAAGAAACCAGAAGGAGATCGTGCAT CTGAAGAGGACAGTGATGACATATTCAAGCCACCAAAGATGGATGAAGACGACCTGTCGCCCTTTGGAGGGAAAAGCGGCCTCTTCAGTGGAGGGAAGGGTCTGTTTGACGACGATGACGAG GGTGATCTATTCTCTGATGCACCAAAACCTCCTGTATCTGAAGAGAAGAAAGCTCAGAATGAAAGCGTGAAAACCACAATCCAAGCGGCAG AATCTGACAAACCCGCAAAGAAGATTCCAGCTGGTGCCGTTTCAATTTTCCCAG ATAACAGCCTGTTCAGTTCAGCAAACAACTCTGATTCAGTGGAGAGCAAGGAAAACGGAACTGCACCCAGACAGCTTCCTACAGCAGCTGGTGttgtgggaggaggtggaggtctgtttgatgatgaggaggaagaggacgatgaCTTCTTCAGTGGTAAAAGCTTGAAGAAACCTGACCCTG CTGGACAGGAGAAACCAAAACCCAAGAAAGCTATTGACCTTTTCGATGAAGACGACGAGGATGGGGATATTTTCAGTGAGAAGAACAGTGTGCCAGCTCCTGCTCAAAACAAGAAGGAGGCAGTGGAAGAGCCAATTAAACATCCTGAGAAAAAG CTGCCAGCTGGGGCCATCTCCGTGTTCGGTCCTGGAACTAAAAACTTGCTCATAGAGGGCCTGAAAAAACGCCAGCAGTCAACCAGCGAGGAATCTGAGAAATCTGAGGAG AACGGTGCGGCTCCAGATGCTGTTAAGGCTGCTGTCAAGCCTGCTCAGAAACCTCAGACTAGAGGCCTTTTCTCTGATGATGAAGACACACTG GGATTTCCAACCATCACTAAGAGCCAGTCTATGCCTGAACCTACAAGCCAGAACAAAACCAGCAAAGCCCCTCTGTCATTATtcgatgaagaggaggaagag GATTTGTTTGCATCTGCAGCTAAGTCTAAACCAAAACCCAATCAATCTAAAGCCTCCACACCGCAGCCCAACAAGGCTTTATCCAGCTCCCTCTTCAGTGATGATGAG GACCAATGGCTAAGTTCCAAAAGTAGCCCAGAGAAGTCAGAGGTCAAGTCGGGAGGGATGAAGCCCAGTGCCAGTGCCCCCTCCAGCCTCCCTAGTGCCAAAACGTCTCACAAAAGCAGCCTGtttgatgacgatgatgatgacctGTTTGCTCCAACAAAAGAGTCGAG TCAGAAGAAGCCTCAGAGAGTTGCTCTCTTGTTTGAAGATGAGGGCGATGAAGATAAAGGGTCTCTCTTTGGCATCAAACCTGCCGTCAACACAAACAGTGCAGCCCCAGCCTCTAAA CCACCTGCTTTGGCCGATCAGTCGTCCTCCTTGATGGAGAAATCAGAGGAGGTTGCAGTGTCTAGAACGGACGACAAGCcttcagaggaagagaaaccGGCAGCAAAGACCCCCGAGCTGATCCCGTCATCGTCGCCCTCGCCGCACAGCAACGAAAGTAAAAAGAAACCTGCGGGAGCAGTCAGTCTTTTTGGTGGAATCGATATTTTTGGAAACACGCAGACACAGAGCCCATTGGATGAAAATGACCAGGATGATGGCTTATTCACTAAGGATAGCCCACCAATGAGtgtgaagaaggaggagaagaaagaagaaaaagtcaaaagtaaCACCGTCAGTCTGTTTGATGATGAGGAAGTAGATGATTCAGATTGGAATGATTCGATTTTCACGCCCAGTAAACCCACAGCAAAAAACGCAGTAAAG TCTACAGAGGAGCgaccacaaacaaagagcaCCGGTGTGTTCCAGGACGAGGAGCTGCTGTTCAGTCACACGCAGCAGAAGGACAACGACCCAGATGTCGACCTCTTTGCCACCTCAGGAAAAGCTGCG agcTCCAAGCCCAGCTCAGTGAAGCCAGCAGCCCAGAGTCTGTTTTCagatgaagatgaggaagacCTCTTTGGCTCCATCAAGCCCAAAACTCCCCCTCCA AAAGTAGCTGAGAAGCCGAGTAAACCTACTGACAAAGCACCACTCGCAAGTCAAGAATCTGTAGCAGAGATTAAG AAAGCTGCACCAAGTGTTGTAAAACCTAAAGATTCCTCATCAAGGATTGGGAAACTTCAA GCCAATCTGATGATCAACCCTGCTGCGTTGCTGCCTGGTGCCATCCCCACTTTGCCAGGGAGTGCCTTCCCTGGCATAGGCCCCAGTTCTTCCTCTGGGGTGTCCAGCTCCAGCCTGAGTCCCAGCCCTGTCACGACTCCTGTATCCAAGGCTAGCAGTGAGGTAGCAGTGAGCTTTGACTGCCCAGTCCAGGCTACAACCCTGCAGAGTGCACACAAG AGGCGTGCCAAAGGTCCTGCACAGCGGAGACCCCAGTCCAGAGCAGCTAGGCAGCAAGAAGCCCACAAATCTGTGGTGGATGAAGAACAGACCCAGACTCAAAACGTTTCCGTCTCTAACCCAAGTCCGTCTGGTTTAGTCTTACCTTCACCAGACAAGGCAGGTCAGACACATGCCAGTCCCACACTACCTAACTCAGCTGCACCTAAAGCTTCGCCGACCTCCTCAAATTCCCAGCATTCTCTCCCTGAAACCTCCTCAAGACCTTTTGCACTGACACTGCCAGTATCCACAAATGATGGAAAGAAAGACTCTAGTAAAGATGGCAACAGTACCAAGGTGCTGCCTTTATCCGACGAGGATGACCTTTTTGGCTCGGACAGTCTGTTTGGGGTCCCAAACACATCCTCCACTAAACAAACTACCAAGACTTCAACACCTCTGGCCAGTAGCGATGTGGGACTGAAGAAAGACACGGACAAAAGCACACTCCCGTCCATTTTTGATGACAGCACCAACGACCTTTTCCAAAAGGTTAAGCCAAAGTCAACGACTAAGACCGCAATGGCCTCGTCCTTTTTGGAAGAAGACGACGATGAGGACATCTTTGGAGTGAGCAACCGCTCCACGCCCTCATCCACAAATAGTAAAGACATCAACGACAGcagcacttttttaaagcaggacaTTTTCAAG gaTGAAGTAGCCATCGTGCCTAAAGCTGACAAGAAGCACAAAGAGAAGACCATTGATGCCAGCTTGTTTGACGACAACATTGACATTTTTGCTGACCTGACGGACTCGTTAAAGCCAAAACAGAAGTCCAAGACAAAGGGAGAGACCAAGTCGATATTTGATGACGACATGG ATGACATCTTCTCACCAAGCGCagtaaaaacaatcacaaaggCTCCAAACAAGTCAAAGAAGACGCCGCCGTCTCAGGAGAGCATTGCAGCAGCTGATTCAAGCAACATCTTTGATGATCCACTAAACGCTCTTGGTGGGAACTGA